From Salmo salar unplaced genomic scaffold, Ssal_v3.1, whole genome shotgun sequence, one genomic window encodes:
- the LOC106593077 gene encoding uncharacterized protein isoform X1 — translation MCQHLLLVFTHYQSVDSLYKTSPLHFTLLGDATMTLRTAGSMLVVFLWSVAVVLGQNGWSVTYTTQSICVLKGSTVKLTCSFRYPRGQKVTSNFWFTKMETEDIGLDPEYAGHVEYHGDKEKDCTLRITDLRERDSSTYRFRLLTDQEGGTYTGSPGVTLSVTGLQVKVTGGHQDKILTCITTCTLTDNPTYIWYKNGQHLDESTSPQYKDPVSSNYIDGYSCAVKGHEDLHSPAVCVQGQDCSRVTYTKRRICVLKGSTVDISCTYVGYYSTTSTFWFRSDKSTPEDLTRDPGYTGRVEYTGTYKGPFTLRISDLIEEDSAEYRFTFKTQNFEWGHSFPGTTMSVTGLQVKVTPAAEGQKTLTCSTTCTLTDNPTYIWYKNGQRLDEPTSQQYSVNSYYSDSYSCAVEGHEDHHSPAVCVRGESCMNVTYTHQSICALKGSTVDISCFYTHPSWHNLTEVSWFNKWESGVTKDLSQDSEYTSRVEYYRQTEKDSTLRITDLRESDSTEYKFRFTTDKARWGVQLPWNNSDCHRFSGGGDS, via the exons ATGTGTCAACACTTACTTCTTGTTTTCACTCACTACCAGTCAGTTGACTCACTGTACAAGACCTCTCCCCTTcacttcactct GTTGGGAGATGCAACAATGACCTTGAGAACAGCAGGAAGTATGTTGGTTGTCTTTCTCTGGTCTGTGGCAG TTGTACTGGGGCAGAATGGCTGGAGTGTGACTTACACCACTCAGAGTATCTGTGTcttgaaggggtcaacagtgAAGCTGACCTGCTCTTTCAGATATCCCAGAGGTCAGAAAGTCACATCAAACTTCTGGTTCACTAAAATGGAGACTGAAGATATAGGTCTGGACCCAGAATATGCAGGTCATGTGGAGTATCATGGGGATAAGGAGAAAGACTGcaccctgagaatcacagacctgagagagagagactcatctACGTACAGGTTCAGATTATTAACAGATCAGGAAGGAGGGACATATACTGGAagtcctggagtcactctgtctgtcacag GTCTTCAGGTGAAGGTGACTGGTGGACACCAGGATAAGATACTGACCTGTAtcaccacctgtactctgactgacaaccccacctacatctggtacaagaacggaCAACATCTAGATGAAAGCACCTCCCCCCAGTACAaagacccagtctccagtaactacatTGATGGTTATTCCTGTGCTGTAAAAGGCCATGAGGATCtccactctcctgcagtgt GTGTTCAGGGTCAGGACTGCAGCAGAGTAACTTACACCAAGAGGAGAATCTGTGTcttgaaggggtcaacagtggaCATATCCTGTACTTATGTTGGTTATTATTCCACCACATCAACATTCTGGTTTAGAAGTGATAAGTCGACCCCTGAAGACCTAACCAGAGACCCAGGGTATACAGGTCGTGTTGAGTACACTGGAACATACAAAGGTCCCTTCACCCTGAGAATCTCAGATCTGATAGAGGAGGACTCAGCTGAGTATCGCTTCACTTTTAAAACTCAAAACTTTGAATGGGGTCATAGTTTCCCAGGAACAACTATGTCTGTTACAG gtctgcaggtgaaggtgactcctgctgcagagggacagaagacactgacctgtagcaccacctgtactctgactgacaaccccacctacatctggtacaagaacggaCAACGTCTAGATGAGCCCACTTCCCAGCAGTACTCTGTCAATAGTTATTATTCAGACAGTTACTCCTGTGCTGTAGAAGGCCATGAGGATCAccactctcctgcagtgt GTGTTCGGGGTGAGAGCTGTATGAATGTGACTTACACCCATCAGAGTATCTGTGCTTTGAAAGGGTCAACCGTGGACATATCATGCTTTTACACACATCCCAGTTGGCATAACCTCACAGAAGTATCCTGGTTCAACAAATGGGAGTCTGGTGTAACTAAAGACCTGAGCCAGGACTCAGAGTATACAAGTCGTGTGGAATACTATCGACAAACAGAAAAGGACTCcaccctgagaatcacagacctgagagagagtgaCTCAACTGAGTACAAGTTTAGATTTACAACTGATAAGGCAAGATGGGGGGTACAGCTTCCATGGAACAACTCTGACTGTCACCG GTTCTCGGGTGGAGGTGACTCCTGA
- the LOC106593077 gene encoding uncharacterized protein isoform X3, giving the protein MCQHLLLVFTHYQSVDSLYKTSPLHFTLLGDATMTLRTAGSMLVVFLWSVAVVLGQNGWSVTYTTQSICVLKGSTVKLTCSFRYPRGQKVTSNFWFTKMETEDIGLDPEYAGHVEYHGDKEKDCTLRITDLRERDSSTYRFRLLTDQEGGTYTGSPGVTLSVTGLQVKVTGGHQDKILTCITTCTLTDNPTYIWYKNGQHLDESTSPQYKDPVSSNYIDGYSCAVKGHEDLHSPAVCVQGQDCSRVTYTKRRICVLKGSTVDISCTYVGYYSTTSTFWFRSDKSTPEDLTRDPGYTGRVEYTGTYKGPFTLRISDLIEEDSAEYRFTFKTQNFEWGHSFPGTTMSVTGLQVKVTPAAEGQKTLTCSTTCTLTDNPTYIWYKNGQRLDEPTSQQYSVNSYYSDSYSCAVEGHEDHHSPAVFGVRAV; this is encoded by the exons ATGTGTCAACACTTACTTCTTGTTTTCACTCACTACCAGTCAGTTGACTCACTGTACAAGACCTCTCCCCTTcacttcactct GTTGGGAGATGCAACAATGACCTTGAGAACAGCAGGAAGTATGTTGGTTGTCTTTCTCTGGTCTGTGGCAG TTGTACTGGGGCAGAATGGCTGGAGTGTGACTTACACCACTCAGAGTATCTGTGTcttgaaggggtcaacagtgAAGCTGACCTGCTCTTTCAGATATCCCAGAGGTCAGAAAGTCACATCAAACTTCTGGTTCACTAAAATGGAGACTGAAGATATAGGTCTGGACCCAGAATATGCAGGTCATGTGGAGTATCATGGGGATAAGGAGAAAGACTGcaccctgagaatcacagacctgagagagagagactcatctACGTACAGGTTCAGATTATTAACAGATCAGGAAGGAGGGACATATACTGGAagtcctggagtcactctgtctgtcacag GTCTTCAGGTGAAGGTGACTGGTGGACACCAGGATAAGATACTGACCTGTAtcaccacctgtactctgactgacaaccccacctacatctggtacaagaacggaCAACATCTAGATGAAAGCACCTCCCCCCAGTACAaagacccagtctccagtaactacatTGATGGTTATTCCTGTGCTGTAAAAGGCCATGAGGATCtccactctcctgcagtgt GTGTTCAGGGTCAGGACTGCAGCAGAGTAACTTACACCAAGAGGAGAATCTGTGTcttgaaggggtcaacagtggaCATATCCTGTACTTATGTTGGTTATTATTCCACCACATCAACATTCTGGTTTAGAAGTGATAAGTCGACCCCTGAAGACCTAACCAGAGACCCAGGGTATACAGGTCGTGTTGAGTACACTGGAACATACAAAGGTCCCTTCACCCTGAGAATCTCAGATCTGATAGAGGAGGACTCAGCTGAGTATCGCTTCACTTTTAAAACTCAAAACTTTGAATGGGGTCATAGTTTCCCAGGAACAACTATGTCTGTTACAG gtctgcaggtgaaggtgactcctgctgcagagggacagaagacactgacctgtagcaccacctgtactctgactgacaaccccacctacatctggtacaagaacggaCAACGTCTAGATGAGCCCACTTCCCAGCAGTACTCTGTCAATAGTTATTATTCAGACAGTTACTCCTGTGCTGTAGAAGGCCATGAGGATCAccactctcctgca GTGTTCGGGGTGAGAGCTGTATGA
- the LOC106593077 gene encoding uncharacterized protein isoform X2 — protein sequence MTLRTAGSMLVVFLWSVAVVLGQNGWSVTYTTQSICVLKGSTVKLTCSFRYPRGQKVTSNFWFTKMETEDIGLDPEYAGHVEYHGDKEKDCTLRITDLRERDSSTYRFRLLTDQEGGTYTGSPGVTLSVTGLQVKVTGGHQDKILTCITTCTLTDNPTYIWYKNGQHLDESTSPQYKDPVSSNYIDGYSCAVKGHEDLHSPAVCVQGQDCSRVTYTKRRICVLKGSTVDISCTYVGYYSTTSTFWFRSDKSTPEDLTRDPGYTGRVEYTGTYKGPFTLRISDLIEEDSAEYRFTFKTQNFEWGHSFPGTTMSVTGLQVKVTPAAEGQKTLTCSTTCTLTDNPTYIWYKNGQRLDEPTSQQYSVNSYYSDSYSCAVEGHEDHHSPAVCVRGESCMNVTYTHQSICALKGSTVDISCFYTHPSWHNLTEVSWFNKWESGVTKDLSQDSEYTSRVEYYRQTEKDSTLRITDLRESDSTEYKFRFTTDKARWGVQLPWNNSDCHRFSGGGDS from the exons ATGACCTTGAGAACAGCAGGAAGTATGTTGGTTGTCTTTCTCTGGTCTGTGGCAG TTGTACTGGGGCAGAATGGCTGGAGTGTGACTTACACCACTCAGAGTATCTGTGTcttgaaggggtcaacagtgAAGCTGACCTGCTCTTTCAGATATCCCAGAGGTCAGAAAGTCACATCAAACTTCTGGTTCACTAAAATGGAGACTGAAGATATAGGTCTGGACCCAGAATATGCAGGTCATGTGGAGTATCATGGGGATAAGGAGAAAGACTGcaccctgagaatcacagacctgagagagagagactcatctACGTACAGGTTCAGATTATTAACAGATCAGGAAGGAGGGACATATACTGGAagtcctggagtcactctgtctgtcacag GTCTTCAGGTGAAGGTGACTGGTGGACACCAGGATAAGATACTGACCTGTAtcaccacctgtactctgactgacaaccccacctacatctggtacaagaacggaCAACATCTAGATGAAAGCACCTCCCCCCAGTACAaagacccagtctccagtaactacatTGATGGTTATTCCTGTGCTGTAAAAGGCCATGAGGATCtccactctcctgcagtgt GTGTTCAGGGTCAGGACTGCAGCAGAGTAACTTACACCAAGAGGAGAATCTGTGTcttgaaggggtcaacagtggaCATATCCTGTACTTATGTTGGTTATTATTCCACCACATCAACATTCTGGTTTAGAAGTGATAAGTCGACCCCTGAAGACCTAACCAGAGACCCAGGGTATACAGGTCGTGTTGAGTACACTGGAACATACAAAGGTCCCTTCACCCTGAGAATCTCAGATCTGATAGAGGAGGACTCAGCTGAGTATCGCTTCACTTTTAAAACTCAAAACTTTGAATGGGGTCATAGTTTCCCAGGAACAACTATGTCTGTTACAG gtctgcaggtgaaggtgactcctgctgcagagggacagaagacactgacctgtagcaccacctgtactctgactgacaaccccacctacatctggtacaagaacggaCAACGTCTAGATGAGCCCACTTCCCAGCAGTACTCTGTCAATAGTTATTATTCAGACAGTTACTCCTGTGCTGTAGAAGGCCATGAGGATCAccactctcctgcagtgt GTGTTCGGGGTGAGAGCTGTATGAATGTGACTTACACCCATCAGAGTATCTGTGCTTTGAAAGGGTCAACCGTGGACATATCATGCTTTTACACACATCCCAGTTGGCATAACCTCACAGAAGTATCCTGGTTCAACAAATGGGAGTCTGGTGTAACTAAAGACCTGAGCCAGGACTCAGAGTATACAAGTCGTGTGGAATACTATCGACAAACAGAAAAGGACTCcaccctgagaatcacagacctgagagagagtgaCTCAACTGAGTACAAGTTTAGATTTACAACTGATAAGGCAAGATGGGGGGTACAGCTTCCATGGAACAACTCTGACTGTCACCG GTTCTCGGGTGGAGGTGACTCCTGA